A single window of Synechococcus sp. C9 DNA harbors:
- a CDS encoding transglutaminase family protein, with the protein MTTAGFRTLRPHALRSLRGLLPWHDRLLTVDPRSGYLASLDPLSDDTRILNPETTHYLQDVGGWSLEGDALWFTDREQVYVSYVHREAGLWQLAEPVLALTLDDQAEGIVKRGEWLYISSQGRGCIWVIRVTDGKVVQTWRTPGVGISQLAVLEEKLWLCDNIEQTLYQLNWQTGQVELAVLTPYESPVGLAQWRGRYYVAYAGEEPYIRDEPNASQSLQLGFRDRVLVHPLSFQYYPEGQYTLSNGYVLELSYVEEWCPLEEVDLAQVEWRIALPATTHRQRLRRVEPVGLPFTLEEEAGQPVAVFRFDRLTQRQGLIFGWRAELEVFSIKYQIPEHPEVPPLEPELQQQYLVDDDELSMDEPIIRAAAREAVVGAETFPEQLLAIRNYVYDRLRYHMRSTIDPPHIALQRGTGSCGEYVGIMLALLRLNGIACRTVGRYKCPKNPELLGVPLFPQFNHVWLEVYWPGRGWLPIESNTDHLPERPWLQPQRFFLGLAWYHLELGRGIRFERLRLPDGSRPELGLGDLAINHIRCILHEEIAPPTPPDT; encoded by the coding sequence ATGACTACAGCTGGTTTTCGTACCCTGCGCCCCCATGCGCTCCGCAGTTTACGGGGACTCCTGCCCTGGCATGACCGGCTGTTGACGGTGGACCCCCGCTCGGGCTACCTGGCGAGCCTTGACCCGCTCAGCGATGACACCCGGATCCTCAACCCGGAGACGACCCACTACCTCCAGGACGTGGGGGGGTGGAGCCTGGAAGGGGATGCCCTTTGGTTCACCGACCGGGAACAGGTGTATGTCAGTTATGTGCATCGGGAAGCGGGGCTATGGCAGTTGGCGGAACCGGTGTTGGCACTCACCCTGGACGACCAGGCGGAAGGCATTGTCAAACGGGGAGAATGGCTGTATATCAGCAGTCAGGGGCGGGGCTGTATCTGGGTCATCCGGGTCACGGATGGGAAGGTGGTGCAAACCTGGCGCACTCCAGGGGTGGGGATTTCCCAGTTAGCCGTCCTGGAGGAAAAACTCTGGCTTTGTGATAACATTGAACAAACTTTGTACCAATTAAACTGGCAGACGGGTCAGGTGGAACTCGCCGTTCTTACCCCCTACGAGTCGCCGGTGGGGTTGGCGCAGTGGCGGGGGCGGTACTATGTCGCCTATGCGGGGGAGGAGCCGTACATCCGGGATGAGCCGAATGCCAGCCAGTCCTTGCAGTTGGGGTTTCGGGACCGGGTACTGGTGCATCCTTTGAGCTTTCAGTATTACCCGGAGGGGCAGTACACCCTCAGTAATGGTTATGTCCTGGAACTGAGCTATGTGGAGGAGTGGTGCCCCCTGGAGGAGGTGGATTTAGCGCAGGTGGAGTGGCGGATTGCCCTGCCTGCTACGACCCATCGTCAGCGGTTGCGGCGGGTGGAGCCAGTGGGACTGCCCTTTACCCTGGAGGAGGAGGCGGGACAGCCGGTGGCGGTGTTTCGCTTTGACCGTTTGACCCAACGGCAGGGGTTGATTTTTGGCTGGCGGGCGGAATTAGAAGTCTTTAGCATCAAATACCAAATCCCGGAGCATCCCGAAGTCCCCCCCCTTGAGCCGGAATTACAACAGCAGTATTTGGTAGATGACGATGAACTGAGTATGGATGAACCGATCATCCGGGCGGCGGCGCGGGAGGCGGTGGTCGGTGCCGAGACCTTCCCGGAACAATTGCTGGCGATTCGCAATTATGTCTATGACCGTCTGCGTTATCACATGAGAAGTACGATTGACCCACCCCACATTGCCCTCCAGCGGGGGACGGGTTCCTGTGGGGAATACGTGGGGATCATGCTGGCGCTGTTGCGGTTGAATGGCATTGCCTGCCGGACGGTGGGGCGGTATAAATGCCCGAAAAACCCAGAATTGTTGGGGGTGCCGCTGTTTCCCCAGTTCAACCATGTGTGGCTGGAGGTGTACTGGCCGGGGCGGGGCTGGTTGCCCATCGAGTCCAACACGGATCATTTGCCGGAACGCCCTTGGTTGCAACCCCAGCGATTTTTCTTGGGCTTAGCCTGGTATCACTTGGAACTGGGGCGGGGGATTCGTTTTGAACGTCTGCGCCTCCCGGATGGCTCTCGCCCGGAGTTGGGCTTGGGGGATTTGGCCATTAATCACATTCGCTGTATTTTGCACGAAGAGATTGCCCCGCCTACCCCACCCGATACATGA